The Quercus lobata isolate SW786 chromosome 9, ValleyOak3.0 Primary Assembly, whole genome shotgun sequence region AGCTAGGAATCaagaaccactactcatcacctACTCACCTACAAGCCAATGGATAGGTTAAAGTTaggaaccgatccttgctcaaaatcatcaagactcggctcgagggggcaaagggcaTATGGCCAAAGGAACTACCAAGTGTTTTATAGACATATCGGACAACAATAAGGATACCTACAGGGGAGACGCCATTTCGACTAGCATATGGGAGTGAGGCAGTCATCCCAGCAGAGGTAGGGCTTGTAAGTTACCAGGTGGAGAACTATGACAAAAACAAGAATGATGAAGCACTTTGCTTGCAACTTGACCTGGTGGACGAAGTATGGGCAACAGCAGAGCAAAGGTTGGCGCGATACCAAAACCTCATGGCAAAGAACTACAACTCCAAAGTCAGGCACAGAGACTTCCAGGTCGAAGACCTAGTTTAAAGGAAGGTAATGGGAGGCGCCAAAGATCCTACCCAAGGAAAGCTCAGCCCTAATTGGGAGGGATCCTACTGAATTACAtcatggcaaaggaaaggcACCTACCATCTGGAGACGTTAGGCGGGCGACAACTGCAACATCCATGGAACGCTAAGCATCTAGGAAAGTACTACCAGTAAAGATGACGACGTAGAAAGCAACATCCGATAAATTCTCAGTTTATTCAAATTTTGCTAGTTTAGTTAATTATTGCAACATTCTCCGATTTCCTAGTTTACTATCTATACGGTtcatttttgctacaatatgtAAGTATTCTTTTTAAGCTTATTTTCCTTTAAGAACTACTTTTGGTTTAAAAATATGAGGAATATTCAGATATGACTGATgtgtttttctacaaaattttatttagtccataaagtggacggtttATCCTAGGAGAATGGAAATTTTATTTAGTCCATAAAGTGAACGGTTCATCCCATGAGGatggaaattttattaagtccataaagtggtcGGTTCATCCCATATGGATGATTCATCCCATGAGGATGGAAATTTTAtttagtccataaagtggacagtTCATCCCATGAGGatggaaattttattaagtccataaagtggacggttcAGCCCAGGAGGATGGAAATTTTAtttagtccataaagtggattGTCCTAATAAGTTATTTCTAGTCTACAAAGTGGACGGGTGAATTTAGGCAAATAGGTTTGAAACTCAATGCCCATGAAATGGACAGCCTCAAGAGCATATGACGGACGGGTCCGTCAAAATAGAGCCTTCCACAAAAACTATTAAGGCTCAAATAAACATAGACGGGTCAAACAGGATGGACCCATtgcattcattaaaaaaaaaatatggagcAAGCAATTAAGCAAAATAATGGACGGGTAAAAATGTGAAGCCCTTGAAGGGAAATGTATACATATGACggataaaagtaattaaaaataagttctcccaaaaaatttacaattttttcattgaACCATAAAAAATTACTGCTGAGGGGAGGTAGTTTCAACATTCTCTTCAACATTTAGGGGCTAACGGACATCACCATCGATAGGCTGGGCCTGGTTCTCGATTGGAGCTGACTCCCCATCGCCAGGGGCTGCATCGTCAGCAAATAAGTCCTCCGTACTCTCAGAGGTGACGGGTTGAGCAGTAGCTTGGGCTTGTGTATCAATGTTGAGTTGAGAAAAATCAAGGTCAGGATAAGCTTTCTTGGCTTGATAGACAGCGTCATCAAAGTTGTCCGCATAAGAGGTCCCGAGCTCCTCCAGGAGAGCATCAGAGTCGTGGTATTCACGGATCGCAGCCTCCTTTGCCTGACAGAGCTGGTCCTTTGCatcttttacctttttttccTTGTCCTCCAGGACTTTTCTCAACATCTCCATATGCTCCTCAAGCTCTTTCCTTACTTTCTCCGATGTAGCAAATTTTTTCTCCATGCCAACCTTCCAGTCCTTGAGCCCATTCAGCTCATCCTTCATCTCATTGGCCTCGCCCTAACATGGTCCAGCATCATCTCATGATTCAAACACCGCCCCATCAACCCTTTCATCATCACCATCGCCTGAAAACAAAAGGTTATTAGTGACGGAGGTAAGTGAATGGGAAAAATAGAAAGTGGACGACATGACTTACCTGAGTAATACAAAAAAGCCCCGTCTCCTCCATGGCCTCCATGGCATGATTGCTTAAGTCCTCATAGTCGTCGGATGATATGATGGAAAAAAGCTTCTCTAGAGCATATTTGGAATCCTCTCGGAGGAGGACGGGTGGATTTTTTTGGGTGGTAGACGGGCCCTTCATCAAACCCTTCCCAACTCCATGCTTGGTAGGAGTAACCGTCTTCCTGCCCTCGGCCTCTAATCCCATGACGGGCTCCAGGATTGTTTTGGGTTTCTTGGGGAAGCGACCTTGTTTCTCTGGCAGCTTTCTTTTCATGGACGGATTGGACAAACTCGTCTCCTTAGGTTGTTGACCTTcaacctctttcttttttgttgccTGTTGTTTGATGACGACTCTTCTCTTGGCAGCATCCATTTCTACACAAGGGAAGACAAATGTTTAGAGCTCTCGCAAACAAAGAAACCTAAGGTTAAGGTGACGAACTTACATTGGTGAACTTGGGCATCGTATAGACGGGC contains the following coding sequences:
- the LOC115961894 gene encoding uncharacterized protein LOC115961894, encoding MDDHQKTMCIGEQRTTAEPVEELEEVTLDDSRPKRMTRMGETPFRLAYGSEAVIPAEVGLVSYQVENYDKNKNDEALCLQLDLVDEVWATAEQRLARYQNLMAKNYNSKVRHRDFQVEDLV